Part of the Natronobacterium gregoryi SP2 genome, CCATGAACGTCAGTGCAAGCAGTAACGTCGCACTCATCGCCCCAAGCAGCCCACGCTTGTTCTGGCGTTCGGCAAACACCAGCGCGAGGATGACCGTGAAACTCGAGGTCAACAGGATGTAGGTGTTGAGCAGCCCCGGCCAGGAGGCGAACGGAATCGTCTCCCAGTTGTGCCAGCCCATGTGCAGGCGCAGGAAGACGAACCCGCCGATGATGGCACCGAAGACCATCACGTCGGAGGCAAGGAACACCCAGACGCCAAGCTTCGTGTTTCCGACGCCGCTAAACGGCCAGCTCTCGGCGACTGCAGGCTGCGGTACGTTGAACTCTTCGAGGCCGAACTTGAACAGCGTGTAGCCAAGAGTCACGACCCCGAGCACGGTCAGTATCGGGTAGACGATGTTCGGTTCGGCAGCGGAGCCGACCAGCGAGTGACCGCGTGCCTCCGCGAACTCGACCATATACGGCGTTATACCGGAGAGACCGAGGAAGAACACGAAGGTCCCGACGCCGATACCGAACGGCCAGATGCTCGCGTGATCGGCGTGTTCCTCTTCGTGGACCTCGGTTGCCTGTGCAACGCCGCCGTCGGTGGCTGCACTCGTGTCGTCGACGAACTCGAGGCGACCGCTGGCGTAACTCGGTCGACCGCCCCAGTTCTCGAGCGGTGGCGGCGAGGGGATCGCCCACTCTGCCGTGCGGGAGTACTCCCATGGATTGTCCGGTGCGTCGGGACCGGAGACCCAACTTTTGGCGAACGTGTAGAACATGATCAGGAACGACGCCCCGAAGACGAAAGCACCGACCGTCGAGAGCCGGTGGAAAAACTGGGCTCCCTCTGCGAAGTGGAAGACGCGGCGTGGCGTCTCCCAGGCGAGGAACTGCGGGAAGTACAGCAGGTTGAAGCCGACGAAGTAGACGGCGAAGTTGAGCTTCCCGAGTGCCTCGGAGTACATCTTGCCGGTGATCTTTGGCCACCAGTAGTAGAGACCGCCGATCAACGCGGTGACGCCGGAAACCATCACGTAGTGGAAGTGAGCGACGACCCAGTAGGTGCCACGGAACTCGTAGTCGAGAACGACGGCGCCGAGGAAGACCCCAGTGATGCCACCGAGGATAAACAGCACGAGCGCCCCCAGCGAGAACAGGAACGGCGTCGTAAACCGTATCCGTCCCTTGACCATGGTGTAGATCAACGCAAAGACCATCAGGTCGAACGGTAACGATATCCCGATGGTCGTCGCCATCATCAGCGTCTTGATTTCCAAGTTGATCGTCGTCAGGAACATGTGGTGCATCCAGACGAGGAACGACTGGAGCGCCACCAGGACCATCGCGATGATAACCCACTTACGACCGACGAGGCGTCTGCCAGTGAACGTCTGGAATACCTCGAACATGATCCCCAGCGCGGGGAAGAAGACGATGTACACCTCCGGATGACCGAAAAACCAGAACAGGTGAGCCCACAACAGACTCGAGCCCTGGTCGGTCGCGAAGTACTGGGTGAGGAAGACGCGGTCGGACAACTGCAACAGCACAGCCGCAAGCAGTGCCGCGAAAGCAAACAGCATCATCCAGACGGTCAGCAGCCACGACCAGGTGAAAAGCGGCATGTTCCAGAGGCCAAGACCCTCTGCTCGCGACCGGTGGATGGTCACGAGGAAGTTCACTGTCCCGATCGTAATCGAGATGACGAACAGAGCCAACGCGAAGATCGTCGCGTTCCCTCCGGTCGTCGCCTGCATCGCGGGTGTGTACGTCGGCACGTTCAGTGGCGCATACATCGTCCACCCACCGGAGAAGGTTCCACCCTGGAAGAACGAGAGCGCGATGAGGATTCCCGAGAACAGGTAGAACCAGTAGCTCAGTGCGTTCAGACGCGGGAATGCGAGGTCGTCGGCACCGATCTGGAGCGGGACGAAGTAGTTCGCGAACCCGGCTGCGAACGGCGAAAGGAACCAAAACACCATCAACAGCCCGTGGGCCGTGACAGCCTGGTTGAACTGGTCGCCGTCGAGCAGTCCAGTTCCACCCATTTCCCACAGGTGAGCGCGGAAAGCAAGCGCCATAACCCCGCCGAACAGCAGGAAAAACAGCGCCGTCGCCAGATACAGAATACCGACGTCTTTGTGATTGGTCGTGACGAGCCAGCGCTTGATCGACGTCATCGGTGGAAGATCACTCATTCGTCGTCACCTCCGTCCTCGGTCGTGTCGTCGTTCGTGTCGTCTGCATCTTCGGTGTCGTTGTCCGGTTCTTCTTCGTCTTCGTCTTCGTCTTCGCCTTCGTCGTCTTCGTCGTCAGCGTCCGGATCTTCGACCGTGTACGTCTCGTCGACCGGTCCGGTGAAACTGACCGTCTCTTCGATCTCCTCGTATTCGTCGTCCTCGAACGTGATCGCCAGATCGTACGGACCACCCTGCTCGATCTCACCGATCGTGATCGATCCGTTCTCGAACTCGTCGTCCGAGTAGGTGACACTGAGATCGTCGTCGAACTCGTCGTTCTCCTGGTGTTCGAGTGCGAGTTCGAAGCCGTCCGTGATTCGTTCCTCGGCTTCGTCTTCGAGAGTAATCGTCATCGTCAACTGCTCGTCGACCCACGCGTCGTACTCGTCTTGTGGCATGACCTCGACGGGCGAATCCATATCACTGTGTCCGGGACCACACAGCTCGAAGCACTCGGCCGTGTAGGTGCCGGGCTCTTCGGCGACGAACCAGGTTTCGGAGTGTTCACCTGGCTTTGCGTCGGCTTTCACCCGGAGATCGGATATCCCAAACGTATGCCAGACGTCCGTCGCGGTCACGTCGATCATGATCGGTGTGTCAGCCGGAATCACCATTCCGTCACCGCTACCGACCGACGACGTCTCGAGACCGTTCTCGTAGTAGTAGTTCCAGTCGAACGCGAACCCCTCGATTTCGATTTCGAGTGCGTCGTCGTTTGGATTATCGAGACCTGGGTCCTCGACGTACAGCAACATCCCGTAGGTCCAGACGACCAGCGAGATGACAATGATGGCACTCAAGCCGAACGACAGGAACAGTTTCTTTCCACCCTTTCCGCCAGTCGGTAGTTCCCCGACGGATGGGAGGTCTTCCTCGGCGTCGTCACGCTCCTCCGTATCGCGGTACTTGTACGCGTTGTACAGCGTGTACGCGATGACGACGATTCCGACGAGCGTCCCGAGTCCGAGAAATACGAGGAAGATATTCTCGAACACGTCGACGCGAGTCCCGTGCGGAAGCACCTCCATCGGGGCCGTTAGTGCACTGTAAATCGTGTTCACCTCTTTTGAAGACCGTCTATATGATGGATTCTCCTCTCTCGGGGCACTTATCTATTTGGAAAGCACACAGACACCACGCACCGCCGGCCGCCGATAAAACGCAGTTCACAGACGGCCGACTCCACTGTTTCGTGTCTCTTTCGCGTGGCCACTACTGCTCAACAGACCAGCTCAGATTTCGACAGCCCAGACCCGAAAGTCCGCCGGTAGTCCGTACACCCGCTGGAAGACTGCATCGAGGAACTGCGCAATCCGGTTGCTGTCTACCTTCGCGCTCACCTGCAAGTTGGTTCCGTCCGCCTCGTCTGGCCGATGGATCTCGTCGATCTTGAACGCCGGAAACTCCTCAAGCACGGACTCGAGTGGCTCGAGTTCCTCCTCGGTACAGTCGAGGTTGATGATCCCGTCGGCGAACTGGACCCAGGGGACGCCGAGTTCGGAATCCAGCGGGGCGTCCGGTCCGGTGACGTGGTCGCCGTCGACCTCGAGTGTCAGGAACTCGCTTTCTCTGGCTCGGTGGGCGTCGATCGCATCGACGTACAACTGCTGGCGCTCGGTAGAATCGTCGGCATCGAATCGAGTCATAGCCGAACGAACGCGCTCGTTTCTTTAAGATTTTATGTGCCGGCGGTGAACGGGGGGACATGGCGCAACCACGTATCTTAATCCTGGGCGCACCCGGAGCAGGCAAAGGGACCCAGAGCGCGAAGATTACCGCGGAGTTCGACGTCGACCACGTCACGACCGGCGACGCGCTCCGTGCGAACAAGGACATGGACATCTCCGATATGGACACGGAGTATGATACCCCGCGAGCGTACATGGAGCAGGGCGAACTCGTCCCCGACGAGGTCGTCAACGCCATCGTCGACGAGGCGCTTTCGCAGGCCAGTGGCTTCGTCCTCGACGGCTATCCGCGGAACCTGGAACAGGCCGAAGAACTCGAGGGGATGACCAATCTCGACATCGTTCTCTATCTCGATGTCAGCGAAGAAGAACTCATCAACCGTCTGACTGGTCGACGACTCGATCCCGAGACCGACGAAATCTACCATCTCGAGTACAACCCGCCGGAAGACCCCGAGGTCGAGGAGCGTCTCGTTCAGCGCGACGACGACACCGAAGAAACCGTCAAAGAACGACTTCGCGTCTTCCGGGAGAACACCGA contains:
- a CDS encoding adenylate kinase, which gives rise to MAQPRILILGAPGAGKGTQSAKITAEFDVDHVTTGDALRANKDMDISDMDTEYDTPRAYMEQGELVPDEVVNAIVDEALSQASGFVLDGYPRNLEQAEELEGMTNLDIVLYLDVSEEELINRLTGRRLDPETDEIYHLEYNPPEDPEVEERLVQRDDDTEETVKERLRVFRENTEPVIDYYEEQGDLERVDGEQAPDEVWEDVQATIEDAS
- a CDS encoding cbb3-type cytochrome c oxidase subunit I, producing the protein MSDLPPMTSIKRWLVTTNHKDVGILYLATALFFLLFGGVMALAFRAHLWEMGGTGLLDGDQFNQAVTAHGLLMVFWFLSPFAAGFANYFVPLQIGADDLAFPRLNALSYWFYLFSGILIALSFFQGGTFSGGWTMYAPLNVPTYTPAMQATTGGNATIFALALFVISITIGTVNFLVTIHRSRAEGLGLWNMPLFTWSWLLTVWMMLFAFAALLAAVLLQLSDRVFLTQYFATDQGSSLLWAHLFWFFGHPEVYIVFFPALGIMFEVFQTFTGRRLVGRKWVIIAMVLVALQSFLVWMHHMFLTTINLEIKTLMMATTIGISLPFDLMVFALIYTMVKGRIRFTTPFLFSLGALVLFILGGITGVFLGAVVLDYEFRGTYWVVAHFHYVMVSGVTALIGGLYYWWPKITGKMYSEALGKLNFAVYFVGFNLLYFPQFLAWETPRRVFHFAEGAQFFHRLSTVGAFVFGASFLIMFYTFAKSWVSGPDAPDNPWEYSRTAEWAIPSPPPLENWGGRPSYASGRLEFVDDTSAATDGGVAQATEVHEEEHADHASIWPFGIGVGTFVFFLGLSGITPYMVEFAEARGHSLVGSAAEPNIVYPILTVLGVVTLGYTLFKFGLEEFNVPQPAVAESWPFSGVGNTKLGVWVFLASDVMVFGAIIGGFVFLRLHMGWHNWETIPFASWPGLLNTYILLTSSFTVILALVFAERQNKRGLLGAMSATLLLALTFMGVKAYEYNYKFSIGEYWWTSIEHSVYFVTTGLHALHVILGVLIAVFMIYRIVSVDAYLEDHRPVEFFGLYWHFVDIVWVFLFPLFYLM
- the coxB gene encoding cytochrome c oxidase subunit II — translated: MEVLPHGTRVDVFENIFLVFLGLGTLVGIVVIAYTLYNAYKYRDTEERDDAEEDLPSVGELPTGGKGGKKLFLSFGLSAIIVISLVVWTYGMLLYVEDPGLDNPNDDALEIEIEGFAFDWNYYYENGLETSSVGSGDGMVIPADTPIMIDVTATDVWHTFGISDLRVKADAKPGEHSETWFVAEEPGTYTAECFELCGPGHSDMDSPVEVMPQDEYDAWVDEQLTMTITLEDEAEERITDGFELALEHQENDEFDDDLSVTYSDDEFENGSITIGEIEQGGPYDLAITFEDDEYEEIEETVSFTGPVDETYTVEDPDADDEDDEGEDEDEDEEEPDNDTEDADDTNDDTTEDGGDDE